tgcattgccaaattatatatttctttgccaGTTTGCTTATACATTTAGAAAAGTAGCCCTCCCTTACTTTTGTCATGGTGACATAAACTAACTTGGACCTTGCGTCACGGCTTTTTTAATCGTCATGACAAAATGTTGGCACTATAATATTGAAAACAGTATAGCACCATTTGCTCTCTCTCACTTGCAGGAGGACGATTTCGTGGCCCGAGATGATTTCGAGGATGCCGACCAGCTGCGGATAGGCAACGACGGCATATTCATGCTCACTTTCTTCAGTAAGAAATAGTGGAATGTGATGATAAAagctgtttgtgttttttttttaagatcaaaAGACAAAGACTTGCACCTTGATGTCTTTCAGTGGCATTCCTCTTCAACTGGATCGGCTTCTTCTTGTCCTTCTGTTTGACCACGTCAGCCGCCGGTCGTTATGGCGCCATCTCAGGCTTTGGCTTGTCCCTCATCAAATGGGTTTTAATCGTCAGGGTGAGAGCGAGTTAAGATGAAGGACATTTCGAGATCGGCTGGTGTTTTGACTACTCAACTTCTGCTCCCTGTAGTTTTCGACCTACTTCCCCGGCTACTTTGATGGCCAGTACTGGTTGTGGTGGGTGTTCCTGGCCTTGGGtgagtacaaaaaaaataatcatcttgtcttatctcggCCAGAATGCTGCACTTTGTCTGCCTTTGCCCGACAGGCTTCATGCTGTTCGTCAGAGGCTTCGTCAATTACTCCAGAGTGCGCAAGTTGGCCGATCCCACCTACGCCAGTCTACCCCGAACAAGGGTGCTCTTCATCTATTAGACAAGAGGTAGGGAGCAAGTGCACATTTTCACGGCCAAAAGACCGACTTGTCTGTTCATTTTATGATCGTCTGaaagcctgtcacgatatgcaataagtcaattaaTCGTACGGTGAATAAAAATGAGGTCGGTCATTTTCCCAGCTGCGATTTATTGTCAAATGCATGCGTGTGCTGTGTGTTAAACAGGGTTCCCGCGGCgtctaaaaaaaagtcttaaaagcaTTCAATTTATGAATTGGGAAATAATACTTtaaaaagtcttgaaaaagtaTTCGTTTTCATATCTGGGTTTtaaattatacagtggggcaaataagtatttagtcaaccaccaattgtgcaagatcacctacttgaaaagattagagaggcctgtaattgtcaacatgggtaaacctcaaccatgagagacagaatgtggaaaaaaccagaaaatcacattgtttgatttttaaagaatttatttccaaattagagtggaaaataagtatttggtcacctacaaacaagcaagataactccttctaacaaggtcttacgatgcttcactcgttacctgtattaatggcacctgttttaacttattatcggtataaaagacacctgtccacaaactcagtcagtcacactccaaactccactatggccaagaccaaatagctgtcgaaagacaccggagacaaaattgtagacctgcgcaaggctgggaagactgaatctgcaataggtaaaacgcttaagAAATCAGctgtaggagcaa
This Corythoichthys intestinalis isolate RoL2023-P3 chromosome 11, ASM3026506v1, whole genome shotgun sequence DNA region includes the following protein-coding sequences:
- the LOC130924259 gene encoding NEDD4 family-interacting protein 1-like — translated: MAEQNSGVRYQELVNEEEPLPTSQEGPAPDAPPPYSSVAAANAAFFEYKEDGGRFPNPPSYSVATTLPSYDEAERSKAEAAVPLVTGRVTEDDFVARDDFEDADQLRIGNDGIFMLTFFMAFLFNWIGFFLSFCLTTSAAGRYGAISGFGLSLIKWVLIVRFSTYFPGYFDGQYWLWWVFLALGFMLFVRGFVNYSRVRKLADPTYASLPRTRVLFIY